The genomic segment GATAACAGTGTGCAAGCGTTATTGCGattattaaataactttaacgATTCTGACAACACTTTCATAGTGGGCTATCAAATATGAAAAGCATGGTTAGCTTAATAGGATCAGCATGGCAATCCGTAAATAACTCACCCttccatttattttgaaaattgttATATTACATCGACGTCCGCCACACACgaaaattcataataaaattgaataccaTATGGCGATGACAAATATGGTTGCTTTCAAGTTGATGCCTTAGaccaaatatgtaaaaatatgtgCCCAATGCTAAATAAAAATTTTCGATGAAAGAGCCGTGAAAATATCCCAGATCTGGTATATTTTAttccgagttggcaacactcgcACGCGCTGCGGGAGGGGCGCGGGCGGAAGGCGGATGTACAAACGCTTACCCCTACTATTCACTTGATTGATCAGATTAccaattatttaatttgtttattatgataATAGATTTAACAATTCATTCTTAGTAGAACTCAATTCATTTCGTAATTGATACAACAATTTGATCATAATGGGATTGAGAAATGTATCTTcgttgtttcaaaattttatatgtCTAGAACTATTGACATACTTATCTGTCTTAAAGAATTAGTTGAGGATTGAAGCAACCTAGATTTAGTTTATGTCAAATACCAAgtcttatttgaatcaacaaagacaaaataatcaaattaagcatgaaaatgcttaaaaccattaacatacttatttgttttaatgaatTAGTTCAGGATTGAATGTACCTACACGTTTAGTTGTTTCAAATACCTAATCTTATTTGAACCAACAgacaaaataatcaaatcaactatgaaaatgtttaaaaccattaacatacttatctgttttaatgAATTCGATCAGGATTGAATCTACCTATGTTTAGTTGTTTCAAATACCTAatcttatttgaatcaacaaagataaaataatcaaatttactataaaaatgttcagaactattaacatacttatctgttttaatgAACTAGttcaggattgaatcaacctatgttacatagttttgcctaacaagttaataattgattcaaggtgttcattggttaggaataacaaaacacctaagttattagttcaatcatacattcctttattgttttagtaatcagctttatttgaattgtataagatcgtaattgtagtgattaacttaacgtcaactaagagaaaactgctcttagttggccTTCATTTTTAAGAGAAGTGTTAGCGAGGTAGTCGTTTTCCTTTAATTTGTCTATCGGAGAAAACAATTTGAGTACTTCTGCTATTAAACATTGAGCCTCTTTAGATCCAGCTACTGTCAAACCGCGAGGCTTAAATGTACCTTCATCTGATTCCATGACAAAATCTATTTTGTCGAGCTCAttaatatgtttatttatgtatgCTTGAGCACCAACAAGACCAGGTTCTTCAGCTGTCCATAAAATAGCACGCAAAGTTCTTTTAGGCCTTAGATTTAAGTGGTgcaaagctattggagctagccAACTGATGATCATACCACCTCCGTCATCCATAGCTCCTTGTCCCACATCCCAGCTATCAATGTGTCCAGAGACAATCACTAATTTATCAGGATCCTCTTTGCCTTTTACGTCTATAATAGTATTCCGCGACTTTTTCATATCAAATGTGCTGGCCATTTGAATTTTCAAAACAATCTTTTCGCCTTGTATTTGTAGTCTGGATAACAAATCTGCATCTTCATGAGTGATTGCTGCTGCTGGGATTTTTGGTACTTTATCGTCATAATATTGAGCACCAGTATGAGGAGAATATATAGAGAAAGGAGTAACTGAACGAATAAGTGACGCCACAGCTCCTTTGGCAGCTGCTTTAGAAGCTCCATGTGATCTATACTGTACAGTTTCCCAATACACCACGTATGGTACATCGTAAACAACTATTTTCCCTTTAATATCGTCATTGGTCTTTTCATCGAGTTCTTTGAAATTCTTAACGACGATTGCCTCTGCAGTGATTCCTTCCTTAGGAGTGCTTACGCTGCTTCCGAGGCCAATTACTGCGATATTCTTTTCACGAGGTGAAATCATGGATACTGACTCATGTCCACGAACCCAGTGTGGGGCCTGTAATAATAtaagcaaatattatattagaCTACGAAATATAAATAAGACTTAATTACGTATTAGATTAcgaaaaatgtacaaattaattatacatttttttatcaagCAGAAACGATAATATTTAAGCAAAAGTGCTTTTTAAAACTAAGTGGACGTTTTACTtcattaatgtttttattgcttAATTTGCCCTCATTGTAATATTAGTCGGCTATGAATTATCAACCAGTTGGCCCACGGCTCATATAGTACAGCATTGGATAACAAACCTGTGGCTGTAAGCACCTGTAAGTTAGAATCTCAGCTACATTAAATTCTCCACTTTAAAATCTATGCTATCGACCCCAACTCCCCAGGCGTTTTGTGCTTGATAGAAAGTGATTCGACAATTATTTAATACCttcgaaaaaatatttaatacctacGTCTACTTGTTCAGTAGTAACATCAGTGACTCCATGTGCTCTTGTAAGATTAATCATGTGGTCTATGGCTTTCTCCAGTGTCTCTGTTCCGGACGGACGGGCACCGAATTTGTCCAAAAATGATACGAATCTGGAACAATCACAACTTTATTTGTAGGCTTATCTTAGTTATGATAGCGCGAAGCTTGTTTGTATTATGGTAATCTAGTTCTttaattacttaagtttaaaTATGGCACATTAAATTTCTGTATTTTTCGTACTTCCTTAAAAACGGCCAAACGGTTTAGTAAAGGATTTATTATGAAATAACCACAAATAAAgctaatatattataaaatatccCAAACCCTTAGGAATGTATTCCTAATAAGACTATCGTTATCGTAAGCGCGATGTACAGTTTACCACTCTTAGTACAGCGACATCTCTTGTGACAGTTGTTAAACATCTTAGTTTGAATCTTAATTTACGTAATTACAGTTTCGAACAATTTCCTCCTTGAGCCTATTGTAATCCCTCTTGTTTTCCTAAACTTTCAAGCACAAAATCACTGGagatattaaatttataatccCATCGACTCAAAATCGAGTGCTATTTGATATAACGAGCCATTAGATGAACGATTGAGTTTCATAGCGTCTTAAATTCCGACGTTCTTGGGAGTTAAATATTTTACGGCGTCAATAAAAGTATACCTTGaatgtaaaatgttaatttaaaagGTTGAAGCTGGCAGAATTTTCCAATTTAATTTCAATtagtaaacattaaaaaatcagCGCAGAAGGACATTTAGGTAAAAATTAGAGGTAAGTTGAGAGCAGTACATTTCACATTAAAACAACTCGATCACTCGTATTATACTTATATGCTCCAACATTGGGGGTACGAGATAACCTCCATCTATGGAGAGATgtaatatacaatatacatgcACAAAAGACCGAAATATAGTATTGAAGATGCAGTTGTGTTTGACGGTGCCTTTAAGTTTTTATTGAGATTCTGAAATCCAAAAATCTGTTTTGGTTATAGAGCGTGTAATATACACAGAATTATACAAACATAACATATGAGTTATATTATATCACTATCGACTTTTCATCATCGTTCGGGTAAACTACGGATTTGCACAATGACACGCACATTTAAGAGTAGGTATGCCACTACGAATCATAGCGAGCATTTTTACGAACgatataaacaataaaatttacGAAGCACCAAACTTACTGCTCAAACATTCTCTCTCCCAATCCTTTATTCTTTATCTCTTCCATAATAATTTGTGTCACATTTTTATAAGATGCTATATCGTGTACTATTTGAGGATCTAAGTTGCATTCACTTTCATCATATCTATTTATAATGGCAGCGTCTGCTATTACTAAAGCAAAAACAAGGAAAAACACTGATCTGTACATTTCGGTCAACATTTGACCAGAGTTTGCCGGGTACTACATAGATAATATGTTAATTATTTGCGATTAGTGATGTGCCACGGAATACTTTAATCAATATTTCACGCCCCTGAGAATATACGATCTATCGTTAAGCTGAATTTACACGTGCAAATTATTCCCGCAAGTTTTGAGACAAAGGTATATTAGTTAAGAGATGCAGATGATTGCCACTCATTCTATAAATACCATACACTGAAGAAAAAGCTATCAATCCCACTGTGTagcggtttagcacgtcagccgcgttagctggagacccgggttcgattcccggcttcgccaccattgggcttgatcgctttttatttagtgtatggtatctatttcagtttataatttatatatagtagtgttactacttaaaaaaaaaaattttgagtAATGtcctgaataaataaaataaaataaaataaaacatatttccAGGAACATTCCTGCTGCGGCACATCACTAGATACTAGTTATTATCACATTGGTTATCGTTCGTTGACGATTCAACTCCCGGGGTCAGTCATTATGTAGATTAGTTATAAACTAAGTATTTAATTAACGAGTTTGTTTAGTTATTGGATATGGACAATAGTACATGTTATGGTGCGGGTGTGGGTCTCTAACACgaacaataatagtacattacatcagaggctgggaaaatgaggatttccggccaagtgggtatatacggccgagcgagcgtgcgagcgaggccggatagggatacgaggccgggaatccgttttcacgccgaggcatgtatagtgcttttctcaaacatacaatgaaataaaaaaaaatgctctaaaggacaatattttataaaaaaaagttactttgcaggcctaggcctaaaaaataatatgaaatccctttacagtcctctcgagttgttgcgcccaaaaagcgatacttcccagcccattttaaggaacgtaaagacaatatttcattgcatgtttgagaaaactcaattttatttacttatttcttattagcttttgcccgcggcttcgctcgccttGAATTTGaatattgcggaatgctccatacaaatttccaccccccatttaaggaagtggggggttagaaggaaacaaaaagtagcctatgtcactctccgtcccttcagctatctccacttaaaaaatcaataatcagaaagacgtacaaaaaaacagacacacacttttccatcgCAATTGACCGCGGTGTGACTACGGGCAACCTTAAAAActacacttttttttaatagcctattgtagtatcccactgctgggcaaagggcctcccctcgcttcttccactcaaccctgtcacgTGCGTGATCCTGCCAGCGTGGATAGAATGCGTccaagtcatcccgccatctcttactttttattgaataatccgTTATATTCAGTGAATGATTAGTTATATGATTTTCTTAATTAATGCTCTTAGTTTTAATATGACGATCATTATGAGATAtctatacctacctattagattttttcatttgaaatgtattccattatgtatttatttttttagtttgactATCTGTAAATGCAGTTGATCGAGTAAATTGATAGttttcgtttttattttaactctttttgttttgattattattattgacaTTATACAATTGAATGAATGCatgtgaaataattatattgacgatcataatgtgaattcatataggttaacatagcataatttataatgtaattattatttcctttatttatcttttctcttagATTAGgctgttttataatatgattataaaagtaaaatacaaaaccacatacaaaacaatacaaaatatataaacacattataaaaaacctaacctagggtgccgccggcagcggggcagggcccaagctgccggtggttagggctgcagagagaggaaccgtcggactatccgcgccgtgtccaagatcaccgccttctgcatctgacccttgatccaaccacctagcgagaatctctcgagatgttggtcgagactcttcgctatgagaccgttcgctgaaacgactatcgggacaatgatcgtcgaatcaacatcccacatggcggttatctcgtaagccaagtctagatacttactggacttgtccttctcggctttcacgagattctcatcatgggggatggtgatgtcgacgagcacggcccggcgtt from the Leguminivora glycinivorella isolate SPB_JAAS2020 chromosome 8, LegGlyc_1.1, whole genome shotgun sequence genome contains:
- the LOC125229127 gene encoding carboxypeptidase Q-like, with product MLTEMYRSVFFLVFALVIADAAIINRYDESECNLDPQIVHDIASYKNVTQIIMEEIKNKGLGERMFEQFVSFLDKFGARPSGTETLEKAIDHMINLTRAHGVTDVTTEQVDAPHWVRGHESVSMISPREKNIAVIGLGSSVSTPKEGITAEAIVVKNFKELDEKTNDDIKGKIVVYDVPYVVYWETVQYRSHGASKAAAKGAVASLIRSVTPFSIYSPHTGAQYYDDKVPKIPAAAITHEDADLLSRLQIQGEKIVLKIQMASTFDMKKSRNTIIDVKGKEDPDKLVIVSGHIDSWDVGQGAMDDGGGMIISWLAPIALHHLNLRPKRTLRAILWTAEEPGLVGAQAYINKHINELDKIDFVMESDEGTFKPRGLTVAGSKEAQCLIAEVLKLFSPIDKLKENDYLANTSLKNEGQLRAVFS